A genomic segment from Candidatus Zixiibacteriota bacterium encodes:
- a CDS encoding PAS domain-containing protein encodes MKATSGSTESVDIAQLRHSLRATFDSAPVCMVTTNPDLLITFANRQAASFFGLPQDALIGKELEQTLQQIGCGADIGQVLRQSSESHSCECEVSFESPASRSRKMKITKSTVTTEGQDAEYVYFFQPHHGGGMSEVQVVEIDRMLTRGEMAAEIAHEMNNFLTILIGNTELIPLFINNNDHQKALDKLSVMKGTLGKIADLSESLIEYGKPHTMRTITNLNEMIESTIKFFSPQNRFDGIEIRTELSENLPPFKGDLGRLQQVIGDLVHNAADELKDADSEIKTIVIRTSSSSDGKFIIITVADTGRGIDETVVAKIFRERCSMKPDGEGYGLLACKKIVDVHRGTILFDDVLGRGTCFEIRLPITTTTSSASTETADAESIVNQYGQGAGPPVNM; translated from the coding sequence ATGAAAGCAACATCCGGATCAACAGAGAGTGTTGACATAGCACAGTTGAGACACTCACTTCGAGCAACATTCGACTCTGCCCCTGTGTGCATGGTTACGACCAATCCCGATCTACTAATCACATTCGCAAACAGGCAAGCAGCCTCATTTTTCGGTCTGCCTCAGGATGCTCTTATAGGAAAAGAGCTTGAACAGACCCTGCAACAAATCGGTTGCGGGGCAGATATTGGGCAGGTTCTTAGGCAGTCATCGGAGAGTCATTCTTGTGAGTGCGAGGTCTCGTTTGAATCTCCAGCCTCCAGATCACGAAAAATGAAAATTACCAAGTCCACAGTGACGACTGAAGGGCAGGACGCTGAGTACGTCTACTTCTTTCAGCCGCACCACGGCGGTGGAATGAGTGAAGTGCAGGTGGTGGAGATAGACCGGATGCTGACACGCGGTGAGATGGCCGCCGAGATCGCCCACGAAATGAACAACTTTCTCACTATACTGATCGGCAATACTGAGCTGATTCCCTTGTTTATCAATAACAATGACCACCAAAAAGCACTCGACAAGCTCTCAGTTATGAAGGGTACGCTGGGCAAGATTGCTGACTTGTCCGAGAGTCTCATCGAGTACGGCAAGCCCCATACAATGCGGACAATAACCAACCTCAACGAGATGATCGAATCGACCATTAAGTTCTTCTCTCCTCAAAATCGATTTGATGGAATTGAGATACGCACTGAGCTCTCCGAAAATCTCCCGCCCTTCAAGGGAGACCTTGGCAGGCTTCAACAGGTGATCGGAGATTTGGTTCACAATGCTGCCGATGAACTGAAGGACGCAGACAGCGAAATCAAGACCATCGTGATCAGAACAAGCTCCTCATCTGACGGGAAATTCATAATTATCACGGTGGCGGACACCGGCCGAGGAATCGATGAGACTGTAGTAGCAAAGATATTCCGCGAGCGCTGCTCAATGAAACCAGACGGCGAAGGCTACGGTCTGCTGGCGTGCAAGAAGATCGTCGACGTCCACCGTGGCACCATCCTCTTTGATGATGTTCTGGGCAGAGGTACATGTTTTGAAATACGGCTTCCGATCACCACAACAACATCCAGCGCATCGACTGAAACGGCAGACGCAGAAAGCATCGTCAATCAATACGGACAGGGTGCCGGACCGCCCGTGAATATGTAG